One window of the Eschrichtius robustus isolate mEscRob2 chromosome 13, mEscRob2.pri, whole genome shotgun sequence genome contains the following:
- the ZBED4 gene encoding zinc finger BED domain-containing protein 4, with product MENHQETRPKGDGDFVSDKINFKIGEEDDDPIPNHSLERMDFKNEQQDRKGADSGDERAEGREASRGCRPPGGRVSPDPEDDYGALLSQYSSTLYSVAMEAVTQSLLSGRGISSRKKSPAWKHFFISPRDSTKAICTYCMKEFSRGKNEKDLSTSCLMRHVRRAHPTVLVEENGSAPAPAPRPAPLPQLPPPPADAGDPGTVLSPGRLAARTPSKSPSPRQVTEEPGSVVSCEEAPSDVSVSERHSRDEALVGPPPQPPSLHCDEPAENGAEKNLPLPRSASGSRRRSAVWKHFYLSPLDSSKAVCVHCMNEFSRGKNGKDLGTSCLIRHMWRAHRSIVLRENGGGTGVPPPYSAPPTLLPTPPLPDGEPSPASSSPGKPVQDSASAPSSPDRLAEDPPAHWNPGDAPVEDAWALSSSSDVGEASWASSPEKQPGDAPSPRPLESGAVFQQNKKVMRRLKSEVWHHFSLAPTDSLKAVCRHCGCVISRGKKGDVGTSCLMRHLYRRHPEVVGNQKGFLGASLANSPYATLASAETSSSRLTDLPTMVTKNNQVTFPVNSKKTSKLWNHFSICSADPTKVVCLHCGRTISRGKKPTNLGTSCLLRHLQRFHGGVLKPDAPRTAPPSPPGARGPPSSESAGASSCDDVNEKFYDSHPVAKKITSLIAEMIALDLQPYSFVDNVGFNRLLGYLKPQYSLPPPSYFSRTAIPGMYDNVKHIIMSHLQEAESGVVHFTSGIWMSSQTREYLTLTAHWVTFESSARPHCEDHHCSALLDVSQVDCDYSGSSVQKQLECWWEAWVTSTGLQVGITVTDNPGIGKALNEGARSSVQCFSHTVNLIVSEAIKSQRMVQNLLSTARKICERVHRSPRAKAKLAELQKEYELPPHHLLQDVPSKWNTSFHMLERLIEQKRAVNELSVECNFRELISCDQWEVMQSVCHALKPFDAARQEMSAHVSTLSQVIPMIHILNRRVEMLFEETMGIDTMLKSLREAMVSRLSATLHDPRYVLATLLDPRYKASLFSEEEAAQYKQDLIRELETLNSTSEPTPVPNGCAPGSPPRDCAGEESLWSLMAKMKKTEPRGRTKVPEDMVLAYLEEEVLEHGCDPLAYWNLKRAAWPGLSALAVRFLGCPPSIVPSERLFSTPTENGSFGQSRLMMEHFEKLIFLKVNLPLICFQY from the coding sequence ATGGAGAATCACCAGGAGACTCGCCCCAAAGGGGATGGTGATTTTGTttctgataaaataaattttaaaataggagaGGAAGATGATGATCCAATCCCTAATCACAGTTTGGAAAGAATGGACTTTAAAAATGAGCAGCAGGACAGGAAAGGGGCTGACAGTGGCGACGAGCGGGCGGAGGGCAGAGAGGCGAGCCGCGGCTGCCGGCCCCCCGGGGGGCGTGTCTCTCCTGACCCCGAGGACGACTACGGGGCCCTGTTGTCACAGTACAGCAGCACCCTGTACAGCGTGGCCATGGAGGCCGTGACGCAGAGCCTGCTCTCCGGCCGCGGCATCAGCTCCAGGAAGAAGTCCCCGGCTTGGAAGCATTTTTTCATCTCACCCCGGGATAGCACGAAGGCCATCTGTACATACTGTATGAAGGAGTTCAGCAGGGGCAAGAACGAGAAGGACCTGAGCACCAGCTGTCTGATGCGGCACGTGAGGCGGGCGCACCCCACCGTCCTCGTGGAGGAGAATGGCAGCGCGCCGGCCCCGGCCCCCCGCCCTGCCCCTCTGCCGCAGCTCCCGCCACCGCCCGCTGACGCCGGAGACCCGGGCACCGTCCTGTCACCTGGCAGACTCGCCGCCAGAACGCCCTCCAAGAGCCCGTCTCCCCGTCAGGTAACGGAGGAACCTGGCTCTGTGGTTTCTTGCGAAGAGGCCCCCTCGGACGTGTCCGTCTCTGAGAGGCACAGCAGGGATGAAGCCCTGGTGGGGccgcctccccagccccccagcctccACTGCGACGAGCCTGCAGAGAACGGGGCTGAGAAAAACCTCCCCCTGCCCAGGAGCGCATCCGGGTCCAGGAGGAGGTCCGCCGTCTGGAAGCACTTCTACCTGTCGCCCTTGGACAGCTCCAAGGCCGTCTGCGTCCACTGCATGAACGAGTTCAGCCGGGGGAAGAACGGGAAGGACCTGGGCACCAGCTGCCTCATCAGGCACATGTGGCGGGCGCACCGCTCCATCGTGCTGCGGGAAAACGGCGGGGGCACTGGCGTGCCGCCCCCCTACTCCGCGCCCCCAACCCTGCTGCCCACCCCGCCACTGCCCGACGGAGAGCCCAGCCCCGCGTCCTCGTCTCCGGGGAAGCCGGTCCAGGACTCCGCCTCCGCGCCCTCCTCCCCCGACCGGCTGGCGGAGGACCCGCCGGCGCACTGGAACCCCGGAGACGCGCCGGTGGAAGACGCGTGGGCGCTGTCCTCCTCCTCTGACGTGGGCGAGGCCTCGTGGGCATCGTCTCCCGAGAAGCAGCCGGGCGACGCGCCCAGCCCTCGCCCACTCGAGTCCGGCGCCGTGTTCCAGCAGAATAAGAAGGTCATGAGGAGGCTGAAGTCGGAAGTCTGGCACCACTTCTCGCTGGCCCCCACGGACAGCCTCAAGGCCGTGTGCAGGCACTGTGGCTGCGTCATCAGCCGGGGGAAGAAGGGTGACGTGGGCACGAGCTGTTTGATGCGGCATCTCTACAGGCGCCACCCGGAGGTCGTTGGGAACCAGAAGGGCTTTCTGGGGGCCAGCTTGGCGAATTCGCCGTACGCCACCTTGGCTTCTGCAGAAACTTCCTCCTCCAGATTAACTGACCTGCCGACCATGGTCACAAAAAACAATCAAGTTACGTTTCCCGTCAACAGCAAAAAGACCTCGAAGTTGTGGAATCATTTTTCTATCTGCTCCGCGGATCCCACGAAGGTCGTGTGCTTGCACTGTGGCCGGACGATCAGCAGGGGCAAGAAGCCGACAAACCTGGGCACCAGCTGTCTCCTGAGGCACCTGCAGAGGTTCCACGGCGGCGTGCTGAAGCCCGACGCCCCCAGGACGGCGCCGCCCTCCCCTCCTGGTGCCCGTGGGCCCCCGAGCTCAGAGTCGGCAGGCGCCTCCTCCTGCGATGACGTCAACGAGAAGTTTTATGATTCGCATCCAGTTGCCAAAAAAATAACAAGTCTCATTGCTGAAATGATCGCACTTGACCTCCAGCCGTACTCGTTTGTGGACAACGTTGGCTTCAACAGGCTGCTCGGATACTTGAAACCTCAGTACTCTCTGCCCCCTCCGTCCTACTTCTCCAGGACGGCCATCCCAGGTATGTACGACAATGTGAAACACATCATCATGTCACATCTCCAGGAAGCCGAGAGCGGTGTGGTCCACTTCACGTCGGGAATATGGATGAGCAGCCAGACCCGGGAGTACCTGACCCTCACCGCCCACTGGGTCACCTTTGAGTCGTCGGCCCGGCCGCACTGCGAGGACCACCACTGCTCGGCGCTGCTGGACGTGTCGCAGGTAGACTGCGACTACAGCGGCAGCAGCGTCCAGAAGCAGCTGGAGTGCTGGTGGGAGGCCTGGGTGACGTCGACCGGCCTGCAGGTGGGGATCACGGTCACCGACAACCCCGGCATAGGGAAGGCGCTGAACGAGGGGGCACGCTCGAGCGTGCAGTGCTTCAGTCACACGGTCAACCTCATCGTCAGCGAGGCCATCAAGAGCCAGAGGATGGTCCAGAACCTGCTCAGCACCGCGCGGAAAATATGCGAACGGGTCCACCGGTCGCCCCGGGCGAAAGCAAAGCTGGCGGAGCTGCAGAAGGAGTACGAGCTGCCGccccaccacctcctccaggacgTCCCGTCCAAGTGGAACACGTCGTTTCACATGCTGGAGCGGCTTATTGAGCAGAAGAGGGCGGTGAACGAGCTGTCTGTCGAGTGTAACTTCCGGGAGCTCATCAGCTGCGACCAGTGGGAGGTGATGCAGTCCGTGTGCCACGCCCTGAAGCCCTTCGACGCCGCCCGGCAGGAGATGAGCGCCCACGTGTCCACGCTCAGCCAGGTCATCCCCATGATCCACATCCTCAACAGGAGGGTGGAGATGCTGTTCGAGGAGACCATGGGCATCGACACCATGCTCAAGTCCCTCAGGGAGGCCATGGTGAGCCGCCTGTCCGCCACCCTCCACGACCCCAGGTACGTGCTGGCCACCCTGCTGGACCCGCGCTACAAAGCCTCCCTCTTCTCCGAGGAGGAGGCCGCGCAGTACAAGCAGGacttgatcagggaactagaaacGCTGAATTCTACCTCAGAGCCTACGCCCGTCCCCAACGGATGCGCCCCGGGCTCCCCACCCAGAGACTGTGCTGGGGAGGAGAGCCTGTGGTCACTCATGGCCAAGATGAAGAAGACCGAGCCCAGAGGGAGGACGAAGGTCCCGGAGGACATGGTGCTCGCCTACCTGGAGGAGGAGGTGCTGGAGCACGGCTGCGACCCGCTCGCCTACTGGAACCTGAAGAGGGCGGCCTGGCCGGGCCTCTCCGCCTTGGCCGTGCGGTTTCTGGGCTGCCCCCCGAGCATCGTGCCCTCCGAGAGGCTGTTCAGCACACCCACTGAGAACGGCAGCTTTGGCCAGTCCAGGCTCATGATGGAACATTTCGAGAAACTTATTTTTCTGAAAGTGAATCTTCCCTTAATATGCTTCCAGTATTGA